One Prolixibacteraceae bacterium DNA segment encodes these proteins:
- a CDS encoding sulfatase → MKQLREVTKKALLVPLLLPTLALANKPATPERPNIVLFMVDDMGWQDTSLPFWDKKTYLNEQFHTPNMEKLAEQGVMFTQAYACAICSPTRVSLMTGMNAARHRVTNWTLYKDKMNTNTVKGLKIPKWNYNGIAISEDLNNAVYTPQPLPKLLKDNGYYTIHCGKAHFGAVGTPTENPQNVGFDVNIAGFAGGGPASYLGKENFAKVNNPNSIWNIPGLEEFNGQDIFLTEALTQKALKVVHDSVPKNKPFFLYMSHYAVHAPITGDDRYEEKYIQRGLSPIEAKYASMVEGMDKSLGDIMKYLKRHKLDKNTIVIFMSDNGGLSAHARGGLANTHNLPLSSGKGSIHEGGIREPMIVKWPGVTTPNTKCNQSVIIEDFYPTILEMANISYKENKKQPIDGLSFVSELEGKKSKNKDRAFYWHFPNSWGPQGPGISFYSAIREGDWKLIYYHTDQRFELFNITNDIGEHYNLASQQPKRTKKMATKLTKYLKEVDAQMPTFAKDGSPVPYPSEIETIIER, encoded by the coding sequence TTGTGCCTCTACTTCTACCTACACTTGCACTTGCCAATAAACCGGCTACTCCAGAAAGACCCAATATTGTTCTTTTCATGGTCGATGACATGGGATGGCAAGACACTTCCTTACCTTTTTGGGATAAAAAGACGTATCTAAATGAGCAGTTTCACACTCCAAACATGGAGAAACTTGCCGAACAAGGAGTAATGTTTACACAAGCTTATGCATGTGCCATCTGTTCTCCAACGAGGGTCAGTTTGATGACTGGTATGAATGCTGCTCGACATAGAGTAACCAACTGGACACTATATAAAGATAAGATGAACACCAATACCGTTAAAGGTTTGAAGATCCCTAAATGGAACTATAATGGTATTGCAATATCCGAAGATCTAAATAATGCAGTCTATACTCCTCAACCCCTACCGAAACTTCTTAAAGACAATGGATATTATACCATCCACTGCGGGAAAGCACACTTTGGAGCAGTCGGAACCCCAACAGAAAATCCACAAAATGTCGGTTTTGATGTGAACATTGCAGGATTTGCAGGCGGTGGACCAGCATCATACCTTGGGAAGGAGAATTTTGCAAAAGTAAACAACCCAAATTCGATATGGAATATTCCTGGCTTAGAGGAATTTAATGGTCAAGATATCTTCTTAACGGAGGCGTTGACACAAAAAGCACTGAAAGTGGTTCATGACTCAGTCCCAAAGAACAAACCTTTCTTCCTTTATATGTCACACTATGCTGTGCATGCGCCCATCACTGGTGACGACAGATATGAAGAGAAATATATCCAAAGAGGATTAAGCCCGATTGAAGCCAAATATGCTTCGATGGTAGAGGGGATGGATAAAAGCTTGGGAGACATTATGAAATATCTTAAACGCCATAAATTAGACAAAAACACTATTGTGATCTTTATGTCCGATAATGGAGGATTGAGTGCTCATGCTCGTGGAGGACTAGCAAACACCCACAACTTACCTCTTTCTAGTGGTAAAGGATCTATTCACGAGGGAGGAATACGAGAGCCAATGATCGTAAAATGGCCTGGGGTCACCACTCCAAATACAAAATGTAACCAATCAGTAATTATCGAAGACTTCTATCCTACTATCTTAGAGATGGCAAACATCTCATACAAAGAGAATAAGAAGCAACCAATAGATGGTTTAAGTTTTGTTTCGGAACTAGAAGGAAAAAAATCAAAGAACAAAGATCGTGCTTTCTACTGGCACTTCCCTAATTCATGGGGACCACAAGGACCAGGTATTTCATTCTATAGTGCTATTAGAGAAGGCGATTGGAAACTAATCTATTACCACACAGATCAACGATTTGAACTATTCAATATCACCAACGATATAGGCGAACACTACAATTTGGCAAGCCAACAACCAAAAAGAACTAAAAAGATGGCTACAAAACTAACCAAATATCTAAAAGAGGTAGATGCCCAGATGCCAACATTTGCAAAGGATGGAAGCCCAGTACCATATCCTAGCGAAATCGAAACAATCATTGAAAGATAA